The genomic interval GACGAAGACGCGTCCCCCACCTATGAACGGCTGAGCGAGGCAGACTTCCCTCGGATGCGCGCGGTGGCGCGGATGGCGCAGGGCCGCGACCCCGAAGAGGAGTTCGAGTTCGGACTGGAAGCGATGTTCCTCGGGCTCGCCGCGAGCCTCCCCTCGAAGCGAGGCAAACCCCGAAGCCCCTCCCCCTGAAATGAGCGAGCCGTCCATGAACATCGTCATCACCGGCGCCAACCGAGGTATCGGCCTCGAGTTGGTGCGGCAGTGCCTCACACGAGGAGACACGGTCCACGCGGGAGCGCGCGCGCCGGAACACGCGGCGGAGCTCTCCGCGCTCGTCCAGGGCAGCGGAGGCCGGCTTCACGTCCACGCATTGGACGTCGCGAACGAGGCGAGTGTCCGAGCCTTCGCTGCCGCCATTCCCGGCCCCGTGCACCTGCTCATCAACAACGCGGGCGTACGCAGCCGCCCGGATGGGCTCTCGGACTTGGACACTGACGACCTCACCCGAACCTTCCAGGTGAACGCGGTGGCCGCGCTGCGAGTCACCCAGGCGCTCTTGCCCCAGTTGCGCGCGGCCGGTGGCGCGAAGGTGGCCAGCATCAGTTCGAACCTCGGCTCCGTCACGGACAACAGCTGGGGCGGGGCCTACGGGTATCGGATGTCCAAGGCGGCGCTGAACATGGCCATGCGCTCGCTGGGGCATGACTTGAAACAGGACGGCATCCTCGCCTTCGCCCTCAGCCCGGGCTGGGTCCGCACGGACATGGGCGGCAGCGAGGCCCCTACGTCCGTGGAGATGTCAGTCTCGGGACTGCTCACCGTCCTCGGCCACCTGAGCGCCGAGGACACCGGGGGCTTCTTCGACTTCGAGGGGAAACGACTCCCGTGGTGAGCCTTGGTG from Myxococcus stipitatus carries:
- a CDS encoding SDR family oxidoreductase produces the protein MNIVITGANRGIGLELVRQCLTRGDTVHAGARAPEHAAELSALVQGSGGRLHVHALDVANEASVRAFAAAIPGPVHLLINNAGVRSRPDGLSDLDTDDLTRTFQVNAVAALRVTQALLPQLRAAGGAKVASISSNLGSVTDNSWGGAYGYRMSKAALNMAMRSLGHDLKQDGILAFALSPGWVRTDMGGSEAPTSVEMSVSGLLTVLGHLSAEDTGGFFDFEGKRLPW